From Carettochelys insculpta isolate YL-2023 chromosome 3, ASM3395843v1, whole genome shotgun sequence, a single genomic window includes:
- the ASF1A gene encoding histone chaperone ASF1A, which produces MAKVQVNNVVVLDNPSPFYNPFQFEITFECIEDLSEDLEWKIIYVGSAESEEYDQVLDSVLVGPVPAGRHMFVFQADAPNPGLIPDADAVGVTVVLITCTYRGQEFIRVGYYVNNEYTETELRENPPVKPDFSKLQRNILASNPRVTRFHINWDDNTEKLEDAESSNPNLQSLLSTDALPSASKGWSTSENSLNVMLESHMDCM; this is translated from the exons atggcaAAGGTTCAGGTGAACAATGTAGTGGTGTTGGATAATCCTTCTCCTTTCTACAATCCTTTTCAATTCGAAATCACGTTTGAATGCATAGAGGATCTGTCTGAAG atttgGAATGGAAAATAATTTATGTGGGTTCAGCAGAAAGTGAGGAGTATGATCAAGTTTTAGACTCTGTTTTAGTAGGACCTGTTCCTGCAGGAAGGCACATGTTTGTATTTCAG GCAGATGCTCCTAATCCAGGACTTATTCCAGATGCAGATGCAGTAGGTGTAACAGTTGTGTTAATTACATGCACCTACCGAGGCCAAGAATTTATTAGAGTCGGCTATTATGTAAACAATGAATATACTGAAACAGAACTGAGAGAGAATCCTCCAGTAAAACCAGACTTCTCTAAG CTACAAAGGAATATTTTGGCATCTAACCCCAGAGTCACAAGATTTCACATTAACTGGGATGACAACACTGAAAAACTGGAAGATGCAGAGAGCAGTAACCCAAATCTACAGTCACTTCTTTCTACAGATGCATTACCTTCAGCATCAAAGGGGTGGTCAACATCAGAAAATTCATTAAATGTCATGTTAGAATCTCATATGGACTGCATGTGA